TCCGCGGTCAGTGGGGATTATCGCAGGACGATTTTGGCCGGCTCTTTTTCAATTCGAACGAGGACCAACTTCGTTGTAACCTCGTGCCGTCGGCGTATCTGGTTCGCAATCCCAATTTTCGCAATCCGGTCGGATTGAATCATCAAGTCATTCGGGATCAAGCCGTGTGGCCGGTTCACGCCAATCCGGGCGTGAACCGCGGCTATCGCCCCACGCAATTGCGGGCGGACGGCACGCTGGCCACGTTCACGGCGGCGTGCGGGCCGGTGATTTATCGCGGCGATAATTTCCCCGCTGAATTTTACGGCAATGCCTTTGTATGCGAGCCCGCGGGCAACCTTGTCAAAAGAGATATTCTTGCAGAGCGGGATTGTGCCATCACTGGTCAGGGCGCCTACGCGAAATCCGAATTTCTCGCCTCGACCGATGAGCGGTTTCGGCCGGTCAATGCCTGTAACGCACCGGACGGCACGTTGTATCTGGTTGATATGTATCGCGGCATCTTGCAGCACCGCATTTTTGTGACGAGCTATTTGCGCAAACAAATCGAGTCGCGCGGTCTGGAAAAACCGATTGGGCTGGGCCGCATCTACCGCGTCGTCCACGACGCGAAGAGACCCGGCCCGCAACCACACTTGAGCAAAGCCAGTTCAGTGGAGTTGGTAAAATACCTTTCGCATCCAAATGGCTGGTGGCGTGACACCGCCCAACGACTCCTGGTGGAGCGCGCTGATTTGTCGGTCACCGCCGATTTGAAAAAACTGGCCACCACTGGTGACAATCCGCTGGGTCGGTTGCACGCGCTGTGGACGCTGGATGGTATGGGCGAAAGCGACCTGGGGACGCTCACAACCGCGCTGGCCGATCATCATCCCAAGGTGAAAGCCGCCGCCATTCGACTGCTGGAACCATTCCTTAAATCGAACGAAAAGCCGAAAGTATTGGCGGCGTTGTTGCCGTTAATCAACGACGACCAGCCCGATGTTCAATTGCAACTTGCCTTCACGTTTGGCGAAGTCGCCGGTGCAAGAGCGGAGGACGGAATGATCGCGCTGCTCCAGAAATCAGCTGATAACGTGCTCGTGCGCGAGGCCGTGTTCAGCGGATTGGTGGTGCGGGAATTGGAGTTTTTGGAAAGATTATTGGCGGTCAGGAACTGGAGCGCCAATAAACCCGGTCGCAATGAAATGCTCAAGGGGTTGGCCCAATGCATCTTCACCGCCGGCAAACCCAAAGGCGTGGAGCGCGTGTTCGAATTGGCGGCCAGACAATCCGGCGCGACGACCTGGCGGCAACTGGCCTTGTTGGATGGGATGGTGGCCACGGCGCCGGCGCCAATGAAGAGCAAGACGTCGTTCAGAATCAAACCGATCAATTTTCCGGCGGAGCCAAAGGCAGTGATCGCCTTGCAGGAATCGGGCAACCCGGCGGTCCGTGAGCGGATCGAAAAGATTACGTCGTTGATCACGTGGCCGGGACAACCCGGCTATGTGCCGCCGCCGCCGGTCATACCGTTGACCACGGAGGAAAAGGAGCGCTTCGAACTGGGCAAGACTTTGTTTGAGTCCAGTTGCGCCCAGTGCCACCAGCCGCACGGACTGGGGCAGGAAGGCTTGGCGCCGCCGCTGGTGGATTCGGAATGGGTGCTCGGCTCGGACCAGCGTCTGGCGCGGATTGTCTTGCAGGGCGTGCACGGCCCGCTCAACGTCAAGGGCCGCGTTTATGAGTTGGACATGCCGGGCTTGGGGATTTTTGACGACAACCAGATCGCGTCCATCCTGACTTATATCCGCCGCGCTTGGGATCATGGCGCGCCACCCGTCGAACCGATGACGGTAAAGAAAGTGCGCGCCGAAACCACCGGCCGCGAGGAAGCTTGGAGTGAATCGAAGCTGTTGAAGATTCCATAAACGTCCGGTTTGAGAATCCTCTGGAGTGGATTAGGAATTGCCAGTTTGAAGTGCATCATGTGGTTTTCTTTTGAGTCTGGCTGGCTCGCAAGCGAATACGCCCAGGTGATAATGATCCCGAAAAGGTTGCAGACCGGCGCGGGCAGTGGGCCTGAATCCAGCCAAATATTTCGGCGTTTTCAAACGCAATGCAGAATTGCGTCGGATATAAATCCCCTCTGGAATGGCTTGTGAAAGGTCTTTACTTGAGCAAGCGCAATGGGTAATTTTGGTCAACGTCCGATAACCAAACCTTTACGCTTATGAATTCGAACCACACTTCTGCGACCCGTGATGGGGAAACGCGACGCTCATTTCTCAAGAAGGCCACGACTGCTGCGGTCGCTGTCGGTGCAACCAATCTTTTCAAAACGCCGGTCTATGGCCAGAACCAGGCGCCCTCGCCGAGTCACGTGGTCGGCGCGAACGATCGCATTGTGATTGGAGTCATTGGCACCGGAAAGCAGGGCATGACCCACGTCCGCCTCAACAAGCAAAACGCGTCGGACAACAACATTGTGTTTGGTGCCGTTTGTGACCTTTACCAGAAGCATTTGAACGAAGCCAAGAAACACACCGAGCTGGCGGATGCCAATGGCTATGGCGACCACCGGAAATTGCTTGAGCGAAAAGACATTGACGCCGTGATCTGCGCGCCCGTGGACAACTGGCACGCGCAGGTGACGCTCGACGCGCTGGACGCCGGCAAACATGTCTATTGCGAGAAACCAATGACCCGTTACGTGGAAGAAACATGGGCCGTCTATGATGCCGTGAAGCGCACGGGTAAAGTTTACCAATGCGGGTCGCAGTACACTGCCGACCCCATGGTTCACAAGGCCGCCGAGTGGATCAAGGCGGGCAAACTCGGTCCGCTGGTCTGGGCGCAAGGCTCGTACTGTCGCAACAACAAGACCAACAGTGAGTGGTCGTTTCCGATCGACTCGGACGCGAACGAGAAAAACCTCGACTGGAACCGTTGGCTCGGCCGGGCTCCCAAGATTCCCTTCAACCCGGACCACTACTTCAGTTGGCACAAATATGTTGCCTATAACTCGGGCCTTCTTGGCAATCTGCTCAGCCACCGTTTCATCCCTTTGATGCTGGCCACCGGCAATCCAGAGTTCCCGCACCGGGTTTGTTGCACGGGCACGCGCAAGGTTTCCACCGACCGCGACATCCCCGATACGACGCACGTGCTGGCGGAATTTCCCAGCGGCCTGACCTTCGTCATTGTCGGTAGCACCGTCAATGAGCAGGGACTGCCGGACATGATGCGCGGTCGCAAGGGGACACTTTATATGGCCGCCAGCAAGAACAAGCTGGAGTTGCGACCCGAACGCATCTTCGCTGACGAACTGGACACGATAGAATTCAGCGACCCGGCACCGTTTGGCAAGATCGAGAACCTGCACAAGAATTTCTACCATTGCATCCGCAATGGGGGCACGCCGTTTTGTAACGTGGACTTGGTCGTGCGCGCCAACACCGTGTTGTGCCTGGCGGAAATGTCCGAGCGATTGAACATCACGGTGCTGTTCGACGAGAAGACCCGTACCATTACCACTGGCGGCGGGAAGGTCATCCCTCCGCTCAGCTATGACACTGTCGTGCCACCACGGTACGCTTGAAACGACCGCGAGGCGAGTCTAGGTATGGTTGGCTCGAGCAGTCTTCCAGAATGGAAAGCCGCATAACATTCTGGATGGTCTTCGGTGTCCTTGCTCTTGGTCTTCTCAAGCCAACCAGCGCTTTGGGCCATGCTGACCTTCTCGCGCTGATCGACATTGTTACCAAACAAATCGAAAGCGATCCCAAGAACGCCGCGCTCTATCTGCGGCGTGGCGAACTCTATCGCGTGCACGCCGACTGGAAACTGGCGGAGAGCGATTATGATCGAGTTGCTCAACTCGATCCCCAACTCCTCGCGGTTGATTTTTGCCGCGGCAAATTGTGCTTTGATTCCGGCCAGAACGAGCGGGCGAGGGCGCTGTTGGACAAATATCTCGCGGGCCAACCTGACCATGTCGATGCGCTCATGACCCGCGCGCGACTGTTGTTGAGGCTTGGAGAGCGCAAGGCGGCCGTCAACGATTTCACCCGGGCAATTGCAAAGACCTCCGACCCAATGCCGGAATATTTTCTCGAACGCGCCCAGGCGCAGGCGGACGACGGCGAAGTTGAAGCGGCGGTGCGCGGATTGGACGAAGGATTAAAACGGCTCGGTCCGTTGGTGGGACTGGAGCTTTACGCCATCGAGCTTGAGCTGGCGCGAAAAAACTTCGATGGGGCGTTGAACCGGCTGGAAGCAATCACCGCCCGCTCGGAGCGGAAGGAGAAGTGGCTCACCCGGCGTGGCGAAATCCTGATTCTGGCCGGGCGTCCCGACGAAGCGCGAAAGTCATTCGCCGCAGCATTGGCCGCAATTGAATCTCTGCCGCCGCGTCTGCGACAAACTCCGGCGATGATCGATTTGAAAAAGCGCGTGAACGAAGCGCTGGCTTTAATTACTTCCGATTCAAAGTCGGAGACAGTGCGTAAGAGGTAAGAAGTTTCTGCTCAATCGCGTGCAGAAATGTAGCCGCCGAAGTAACGAGGCGGATTAATCAACAACCCAAACCCTCCGCCTCCACCTCCGACGGCTACATTTTCAGACCCGGTCTATGGAAACGTAATGCCGACACGATAAAACTTGCTGGCTTGAACGGCATTCGTATCAGTGACCACGCGGATCGTGCCGCTGTCGCTCTGCATCGATGAAGTAAGTGTGGTGAAAGTGCCCAAGCTCAAGCTGGTTCTGAATTCCACGTAATACGTCCGGTCGGTCAAGCGCGGGCTGAACGTGAGCAGCTTTTGTATCGGCTGGCCGGCGACGTTGGCGATCGTCAAGTTGAACCGTGACGCGGCATTGGTTGGCACCGTGCCCACGATATATTCGTAACCGTTGTTCTGGCCGTCACTGTCGGGGTCAAGGCCGGGTGCGGCGTTGGGATTGTTTTCGCCGAAGTATTGCACCTGCCAGGCGTCGTCGATTCCGTCGCTCGCGTAGATTCCGAAGTCGTCGATACCAACATTCAAGACGGTCAAACCGAGCGTGCCAAATTTCTGCTGATAATCTCCCCGCACCGTTGCCCCGGTGTTTTGATAAACATTTCCGGCGGTGGCCAAGCCGCTCGAATTGATGGAATTGATTGGGCCAGTCACGATGCTCCAGGAAATTTGGTTGGCGGCCAGCGCAAGAAAGGTGGAGTCGTCAAGCGCGGCACTCGCGTTGAGTTGACGCGTACTGGTTTCGTTTACGGTCGTCGGCGACGCGGTGACGAGAACGCCGGTCACATCGTAAAGCTGGCCGATGTAACCGTGCTTGGCAATTTCGACAGGCGAGACCACGGTGCCGATGCCAGCGATGCCGCCGATGCTGCCATCGTTGGAATAACTGGCGCTGGTGGTCTTGCGTCCGCCGCCGTCTGCCGTCTCGGCAGCGATTGAATAGCTGGCACTGGTGCGTGTACCGGCGCTGACCGGCATGGCCATCACAACGGCCAGCGATAGCATCGCTGTGAGTGGCCGGACGAGGAAATGCCTTGCCGTGCAGTCCTGACGCTCGTAGATTTGCCCCATGAGCAAGGCCAAGAGTCGGAACGCTGGCAGAATCGAGTTGGGGCGATATGTCGTTGCCGACCCGGCGATCTGCCACGGCAAACCCACTTTTAAGGGCACCCGCATCATGGTCTGGCAGGTATTAGATGACGTGGCCGACGGACACTCGTGGGATTTCATCTGCAACCGGCGCTGGGGCGGCCGCATTCCGCTCGCCGCCGTCGCCGAAGCGGTGCGGCTCGCGCGCGAAGCTTGGCTCGCGCGACATGACGGGCTTGACCGACCGCCCCAGCGACGCCATCTCCAATTGGCCGCCGCTTGAACCTGCTGGACGAGAATTTTCCCGAAGATCAACTCCCACAACTCCGGGCGTGGCGGATCCCGGTGCGCCGAATCGGCCACGACTTCGCCCAAGCCGGAGTCAAGGACCCGGACATCCTTCCACTCCTGCACCGTTTGGGCCGTGTCACCTTCTTCAGCTTGGACTGGGACTTCTTCAAACAGAGCTTGTGTCATCCGGCCTATGGTCTGGTGTGGCTCGATGTGCGGGCCGACGATGCCGCGCACTTCCTGAGGCGCTTCCTCAAGCACTCCCGCTTTGACACTCAAGCCAAACGCATGGGGACCGTGGTGCGCGCGCATCACGATGGGTTCCAGTTTTGGCAGTGGAATCGCCCCGGGTTGCGGCGGGTGGGCTGGTAACGAGGCGGACAAAAGACTGCGATCTCCCGATGAATCCGCCTCCTCACGTCGGCGGCTACGTCGCGGCTCGACGTTTTTGAACGGGCGGGTCGCCGTCGCAACAGCAAGTGCGTGAAAGAGGTGTTTGGTTTTCATTTTGATGCGGTGTTTGTTTGGGAATCGTCAGATTGATTTGCCAGCCACAGTTCGTAACTGCGTTTGGAAATGGAGAGCGAAGCTGCACTCAACGCATCGGCGGTCTTCTCTTTGGCAAGGAAAAGCAGAAAGCCAGTCGGCGTTTCAATCACGGCGCTGATATCGCCGGGCTTTTGGAGTTGAACGCGCAAAACATTTTGCAGCTCCGCTGACAAATCTTCGAAATAAGATTTCTGGTCACGCGGATGATTCTCCGGTGAAGCAAGCACCTGAGCCAGTTGCGCGGTGGCTTCGACGGAGTATGCCGTGCTGCTCGCCTTGACCTTTGCGGGCAAGGGAGACGGTGACTGCGTTCGGAGTTCCGCGTTCACGCGATCCGGGCGAGCAGAGAGTTGCCACGTGACTTCGCTGAAGGAGCCGGCCCGACTGTCTCTCAAGATGGCCGCCAGCTTTTCCACCAAACTTTGTGTAGCAGCCGAGGGCGAGTCTTGTAGCCGCCGAGGTGACGAGGCGGATTCATTGGGCGCTCCAGCCTCCGCCTCGTTACCTCGGCGGCTACGGGATTGGTTGGCCACGTTCAGCAATTCAGCGCGGAGCTCCTTGGCCTGCTGGCGTCGCGCGGCGTGGAGAGCGTCATCATTTTCAAAATGCGCGCGCAGTTCCCGCTCCACTACGATGGGTTTGGCGACGGAGCGCGCAAATCGCTCCGCATCGTCGCCCAAAGCCTTTTTGATTTCCGACAGCATCTCCGGCGCGCGCGTCGTTGAATTGATGCGGCGGACTTCAGCTTCAATTTCTGCGCGGGCCAGTTCCACTCCGTAAACTTTCTTGAGCACGGCTTCTTTTTCCAGGTCCTGCCGGACGAGCTTTTCGATCAATGCTGGAGGCAGCGTTTGTTCAAACGGCGGCTTGTTGCCCAGCCGATGTTCGTAATAGACGCGCTCAATCGCCGTGCGATCGGCAGACAACGACGCGAGGTCATCCGCTGCCGCCAGCGCGGAAGTGGCGATTAGAATCAGGAGCGCGGC
This window of the Verrucomicrobiota bacterium genome carries:
- a CDS encoding DUF433 domain-containing protein — protein: MSKAKSRNAGRIELGRYVVADPAICHGKPTFKGTRIMVWQVLDDVADGHSWDFICNRRWGGRIPLAAVAEAVRLAREAWLARHDGLDRPPQRRHLQLAAA
- a CDS encoding Gfo/Idh/MocA family oxidoreductase, translating into MNSNHTSATRDGETRRSFLKKATTAAVAVGATNLFKTPVYGQNQAPSPSHVVGANDRIVIGVIGTGKQGMTHVRLNKQNASDNNIVFGAVCDLYQKHLNEAKKHTELADANGYGDHRKLLERKDIDAVICAPVDNWHAQVTLDALDAGKHVYCEKPMTRYVEETWAVYDAVKRTGKVYQCGSQYTADPMVHKAAEWIKAGKLGPLVWAQGSYCRNNKTNSEWSFPIDSDANEKNLDWNRWLGRAPKIPFNPDHYFSWHKYVAYNSGLLGNLLSHRFIPLMLATGNPEFPHRVCCTGTRKVSTDRDIPDTTHVLAEFPSGLTFVIVGSTVNEQGLPDMMRGRKGTLYMAASKNKLELRPERIFADELDTIEFSDPAPFGKIENLHKNFYHCIRNGGTPFCNVDLVVRANTVLCLAEMSERLNITVLFDEKTRTITTGGGKVIPPLSYDTVVPPRYA
- a CDS encoding tetratricopeptide repeat protein, which encodes MESRITFWMVFGVLALGLLKPTSALGHADLLALIDIVTKQIESDPKNAALYLRRGELYRVHADWKLAESDYDRVAQLDPQLLAVDFCRGKLCFDSGQNERARALLDKYLAGQPDHVDALMTRARLLLRLGERKAAVNDFTRAIAKTSDPMPEYFLERAQAQADDGEVEAAVRGLDEGLKRLGPLVGLELYAIELELARKNFDGALNRLEAITARSERKEKWLTRRGEILILAGRPDEARKSFAAALAAIESLPPRLRQTPAMIDLKKRVNEALALITSDSKSETVRKR
- a CDS encoding HEAT repeat domain-containing protein, yielding MLNRIFCCLIISIFVGRAQQGDKPGEVQNAATFPVPPSPALSPEQALKTFKLAPGFRIELVASEPLVSDPVAMEFDPDGRLWVVEMRGFMPNVDGVGEDAPVGRVVVLEDVDGDGRMDKSTVFLDGLVMPRAIGLVRDGVLVAEPPKLWFCRDTNGDGKCDEKIEVAGDYGNRTSPEHTANGLLGALDNWIYSANYTTRFRNVDGEWKRSPTVFRGQWGLSQDDFGRLFFNSNEDQLRCNLVPSAYLVRNPNFRNPVGLNHQVIRDQAVWPVHANPGVNRGYRPTQLRADGTLATFTAACGPVIYRGDNFPAEFYGNAFVCEPAGNLVKRDILAERDCAITGQGAYAKSEFLASTDERFRPVNACNAPDGTLYLVDMYRGILQHRIFVTSYLRKQIESRGLEKPIGLGRIYRVVHDAKRPGPQPHLSKASSVELVKYLSHPNGWWRDTAQRLLVERADLSVTADLKKLATTGDNPLGRLHALWTLDGMGESDLGTLTTALADHHPKVKAAAIRLLEPFLKSNEKPKVLAALLPLINDDQPDVQLQLAFTFGEVAGARAEDGMIALLQKSADNVLVREAVFSGLVVRELEFLERLLAVRNWSANKPGRNEMLKGLAQCIFTAGKPKGVERVFELAARQSGATTWRQLALLDGMVATAPAPMKSKTSFRIKPINFPAEPKAVIALQESGNPAVRERIEKITSLITWPGQPGYVPPPPVIPLTTEEKERFELGKTLFESSCAQCHQPHGLGQEGLAPPLVDSEWVLGSDQRLARIVLQGVHGPLNVKGRVYELDMPGLGIFDDNQIASILTYIRRAWDHGAPPVEPMTVKKVRAETTGREEAWSESKLLKIP